From the genome of Glycine max cultivar Williams 82 chromosome 2, Glycine_max_v4.0, whole genome shotgun sequence, one region includes:
- the LOC100810708 gene encoding centromere/kinetochore protein zw10 homolog isoform X1 — protein sequence MESLFGSINVRDLLSAQDLSDPNSPLSAPDLRLLIQRLESQSFQIRSQVQSYLVSHHEDFARLFSLCNDTVSQTREVSDDVSAILGLLSDHPIDAEVREIVSETKSKKEELKMKKELLGLVGTVVALNQRLESVREALKSGRFEFAAQGLKELKVALRIGDEDDREPLVYGLLRKEWSQCFEEIQEVLVNFMEKAVRFDGDLNQVEIKYHLEVENVNGIQLQTVLEAMDVVGILEYGLAKVADLMIKYVITPFVNHGRPLSFLEELHQELALLKIVPSPDSKFEYLDGEFLYSGILLFIKFIYRSICFQKSSWMRCFGRLTWPRISELIISSFLSKVVPTDASKLPDFQKIIACTSKFEMALKELMYISESDDKDNRLSNFAENVEVHFAFKKKTEILANARNLLLECDFSIPQEYTRDGSVWKSDETSAQSSSHVVDLLFLSQRCLVSKAAKQLMELVHQTLQDVCLSSTRVAFEFYHTARDAVLLYEVVVPVKLERQLNGINQVAILLHNDCLYLSQEILGFAFEYRTDFPSSMKEHAVFVDLAPRFQLLAEEILQRQVHLVIYNLKEAIDGADGFQNTHQMKQFESAKFSIDQVVFILEKVHIIWEPLLLPSTYRRSMCTVLESVFSRIARDILLLDDIAAEETLQLQRLIYLMLENLSSLFESLAPGEQNLHEFPAESLEDLIPSLRKIRKLSELLDMPLKSITAYWENKELLSCGFTITEVEDFIKAIFTDSPLRKDCLWRIQNASI from the exons ATGGAGTCTCTCTTCGGCTCGATCAACGTTCGCGACCTCCTCTCGGCGCAGGACCTCTCGGACCCTAACTCCCCTCTCTCAGCGCCGGATCTCCGTCTCCTGATCCAGCGCCTGGAGTCGCAGTCCTTCCAGATCCGTTCTCAGGTGCAGTCCTACCTTGTCTCGCACCACGAAGACTTCGCGCGCCTCTTCTCTCTTTGTAACGACACCGTTTCGCAGACGCGCGAGGTCTCCGATGATGTTTCCGCCATCCTCGGCCTCCTCTCCGACCACCCGATCGATGCCGAGGTGCGCGAGATCGTGTCGGAGACGAAGTCGAAGAAGGAGGAGCTGAAGATGAAGAAGGAGCTGCTGGGATTGGTCGGAACCGTTGTGGCGCTGAACCAGAGATTGGAGAGTGTGAGGGAAGCGTTGAAGAGTGGAAGATTCGAATTCGCGGCGCAAGGGTTGAAGGAGTTGAAGGTGGCGCTGAGGATTGGTGATGAGGATGATAGGGAGCCTTTGGTGTATGGCTTGTTGAGGAAGGAGTGGTCTCAGTGCTTTGAAGAG ATTCAAGAGGTCCTCGTGAACTTTATGGAAAAGGCAGTACGATTTGATGGGGATTTGAATCAAGTTGAAATCAAGTATCACTTAGAAGTTGAGAATGTGAATGGGATTCAATTACAAACAGTTCTGGAGGCAATGGAT GTAGTTGGTATTCTAGAGTATGGGCTTGCTAAAGTTGCTGATTTGATGATCAAGTATGTTATTACTCCTTTTGTAAATCATGGACGACCTCTTTCATTTCTCGAGGAACTGCATCAAGAATTGGCTTTACTGAAGATAGTTCCATCACCAGATAGTAAG TTTGAATATTTGGATGGAGAGTTTCTCTATTCAGGGATTCTGCtgtttatcaaatttatttacagAAGTATTTGCTTCCAGAAAAGTTCTTGGATGCGATGTTTTGGACGGTTGACATGGCCTAGGATATCAGAGCTAATAATATCTAGCTTTCTTTCGAAG GTTGTCCCAACAGATGCATCAAAACTTCCTGACTTTCAGAAGATCATTGCTTGTACATCTAAATTTGAGATGGCTTTAAAAGAGCTTATGTACATTTCAGAATCAGATGACAAAGATAACAGGCTGAGCAATTTTGCTGAAAATGTTGAGGTTCACTTTGCATTTAAGAAAAAGACAGAGATCTTGGCTAACGCTAGAAATCTGCTTCTAGAATGTGACTTTTCAATTCCTCAA GAGTATACAAGGGATGGTTCTGTTTGGAAGAGTGATGAAACTTCTGCCCAGTCATCCAGCCATGTGGTAGATTTGCTTTTCTTATCACAGAGGTGTCTAGTATCCAAAGCAGCCAAACAATTGATGGAGCTAGTTCATCAGACGCTACAG GATGTTTGCCTGTCATCTACAAGAGTTGCTTTTGAATTTTATCACACAGCTAGAGATGCTGTACTACTTTATGAAGTAGTTGTCCCTGTCAAG CTAGAGAGGCAGCTCAATGGCATCAATCAAGTAGCCATTCTGTTGCATAATGACTGTCTTTATCTCTCCCAGGAGATTCTTGGGTTTGCATTTGAG TATCGAACAGACTTTCCAAGTTCCATGAAGGAGCATGCTGTGTTTGTTGATTTAGCTCCAAGATTTCAGCTGTTGGCAGAAGAAATATTGCAGAGACAAGTTCACcttgttatttataatttgaaggaG GCTATAGATGGTGCTGATGGATTTCAGAATACTCATCAGATGAAACAGTTTGAGTCAGCTAAATTCAGCATAGACCAG GTTGTTTTCATTCTGGAAAAAGTACATATCATATGGGAGCCACTTTTGCTGCCTTCAACTTACAGGAGAAGCATGTGTACAGTCTTAGAGTCAGTTTTCTCAAGAATTGCTAGAGATATACTTCTGTTAGATGACATAGCTGCAGAGGAAACTTTACAG CTACAaagacttatttatttaatgctgGAAAACTTGTCATCATTATTTGAGTCTCTGGCCCCTGGAGAACAGAATTTACATGAGTTCCCTGCAGAGTCTCTTGAAGATCTTATCCCATCCTTACGTAAAATCCGTAAACTATCAG AATTATTAGATATGCCTTTAAAATCCATTACAGCATATTGGGAGAATAAAGAATTGCTCTCTTGTGGCTTTACAATAACTGAG GTGGAAGATTTCATAAAAGCTATATTTACAGACTCACCTTTAAGAAAAGATTGTTTATGGAGGATACAAAATGCGAGCATTTAG
- the LOC100810708 gene encoding centromere/kinetochore protein zw10 homolog isoform X2: protein MESLFGSINVRDLLSAQDLSDPNSPLSAPDLRLLIQRLESQSFQIRSQVQSYLVSHHEDFARLFSLCNDTVSQTREVSDDVSAILGLLSDHPIDAEVREIVSETKSKKEELKMKKELLGLVGTVVALNQRLESVREALKSGRFEFAAQGLKELKVALRIGDEDDREPLVYGLLRKEWSQCFEEIQEVLVNFMEKAVRFDGDLNQVEIKYHLEVENVNGIQLQTVLEAMDVVGILEYGLAKVADLMIKYVITPFVNHGRPLSFLEELHQELALLKIVPSPDSKVVPTDASKLPDFQKIIACTSKFEMALKELMYISESDDKDNRLSNFAENVEVHFAFKKKTEILANARNLLLECDFSIPQEYTRDGSVWKSDETSAQSSSHVVDLLFLSQRCLVSKAAKQLMELVHQTLQDVCLSSTRVAFEFYHTARDAVLLYEVVVPVKLERQLNGINQVAILLHNDCLYLSQEILGFAFEYRTDFPSSMKEHAVFVDLAPRFQLLAEEILQRQVHLVIYNLKEAIDGADGFQNTHQMKQFESAKFSIDQVVFILEKVHIIWEPLLLPSTYRRSMCTVLESVFSRIARDILLLDDIAAEETLQLQRLIYLMLENLSSLFESLAPGEQNLHEFPAESLEDLIPSLRKIRKLSELLDMPLKSITAYWENKELLSCGFTITEVEDFIKAIFTDSPLRKDCLWRIQNASI from the exons ATGGAGTCTCTCTTCGGCTCGATCAACGTTCGCGACCTCCTCTCGGCGCAGGACCTCTCGGACCCTAACTCCCCTCTCTCAGCGCCGGATCTCCGTCTCCTGATCCAGCGCCTGGAGTCGCAGTCCTTCCAGATCCGTTCTCAGGTGCAGTCCTACCTTGTCTCGCACCACGAAGACTTCGCGCGCCTCTTCTCTCTTTGTAACGACACCGTTTCGCAGACGCGCGAGGTCTCCGATGATGTTTCCGCCATCCTCGGCCTCCTCTCCGACCACCCGATCGATGCCGAGGTGCGCGAGATCGTGTCGGAGACGAAGTCGAAGAAGGAGGAGCTGAAGATGAAGAAGGAGCTGCTGGGATTGGTCGGAACCGTTGTGGCGCTGAACCAGAGATTGGAGAGTGTGAGGGAAGCGTTGAAGAGTGGAAGATTCGAATTCGCGGCGCAAGGGTTGAAGGAGTTGAAGGTGGCGCTGAGGATTGGTGATGAGGATGATAGGGAGCCTTTGGTGTATGGCTTGTTGAGGAAGGAGTGGTCTCAGTGCTTTGAAGAG ATTCAAGAGGTCCTCGTGAACTTTATGGAAAAGGCAGTACGATTTGATGGGGATTTGAATCAAGTTGAAATCAAGTATCACTTAGAAGTTGAGAATGTGAATGGGATTCAATTACAAACAGTTCTGGAGGCAATGGAT GTAGTTGGTATTCTAGAGTATGGGCTTGCTAAAGTTGCTGATTTGATGATCAAGTATGTTATTACTCCTTTTGTAAATCATGGACGACCTCTTTCATTTCTCGAGGAACTGCATCAAGAATTGGCTTTACTGAAGATAGTTCCATCACCAGATAGTAAG GTTGTCCCAACAGATGCATCAAAACTTCCTGACTTTCAGAAGATCATTGCTTGTACATCTAAATTTGAGATGGCTTTAAAAGAGCTTATGTACATTTCAGAATCAGATGACAAAGATAACAGGCTGAGCAATTTTGCTGAAAATGTTGAGGTTCACTTTGCATTTAAGAAAAAGACAGAGATCTTGGCTAACGCTAGAAATCTGCTTCTAGAATGTGACTTTTCAATTCCTCAA GAGTATACAAGGGATGGTTCTGTTTGGAAGAGTGATGAAACTTCTGCCCAGTCATCCAGCCATGTGGTAGATTTGCTTTTCTTATCACAGAGGTGTCTAGTATCCAAAGCAGCCAAACAATTGATGGAGCTAGTTCATCAGACGCTACAG GATGTTTGCCTGTCATCTACAAGAGTTGCTTTTGAATTTTATCACACAGCTAGAGATGCTGTACTACTTTATGAAGTAGTTGTCCCTGTCAAG CTAGAGAGGCAGCTCAATGGCATCAATCAAGTAGCCATTCTGTTGCATAATGACTGTCTTTATCTCTCCCAGGAGATTCTTGGGTTTGCATTTGAG TATCGAACAGACTTTCCAAGTTCCATGAAGGAGCATGCTGTGTTTGTTGATTTAGCTCCAAGATTTCAGCTGTTGGCAGAAGAAATATTGCAGAGACAAGTTCACcttgttatttataatttgaaggaG GCTATAGATGGTGCTGATGGATTTCAGAATACTCATCAGATGAAACAGTTTGAGTCAGCTAAATTCAGCATAGACCAG GTTGTTTTCATTCTGGAAAAAGTACATATCATATGGGAGCCACTTTTGCTGCCTTCAACTTACAGGAGAAGCATGTGTACAGTCTTAGAGTCAGTTTTCTCAAGAATTGCTAGAGATATACTTCTGTTAGATGACATAGCTGCAGAGGAAACTTTACAG CTACAaagacttatttatttaatgctgGAAAACTTGTCATCATTATTTGAGTCTCTGGCCCCTGGAGAACAGAATTTACATGAGTTCCCTGCAGAGTCTCTTGAAGATCTTATCCCATCCTTACGTAAAATCCGTAAACTATCAG AATTATTAGATATGCCTTTAAAATCCATTACAGCATATTGGGAGAATAAAGAATTGCTCTCTTGTGGCTTTACAATAACTGAG GTGGAAGATTTCATAAAAGCTATATTTACAGACTCACCTTTAAGAAAAGATTGTTTATGGAGGATACAAAATGCGAGCATTTAG
- the LOC100811253 gene encoding protein disulfide isomerase-like 2-3, whose product MPKSQFRTPFLVSFSLLLFIFNLTPSYALYGASTPVLQLTPSNFKSKVLNSNGVVLVEFFAPWCGHCQALTPIWEKAATVLKGVVTVAAIDADAHPSLAQEYGIRGFPTIKVFAPGKPPVDYQGARDVKPIAEFALQQVKALLKDRLSGKATGGSSEKTETSSSVELNSGNFDELVIKSKELWIVEFFAPWCGHCKKLAPEWKKASNNLKGKVKLGHVDCDAEKSLMSRFKVQGFPTILVFGADKDSPIPYEGARTASAIESFALEQLETNIAPPEVTELYSPDVLEEKCGSAAICFVAFLPDILDSKAEGRNRYLQQLLSVAEKFKRSPYSYVWVAAGKQPDLEKNVGVGGYGYPALVALNLKKAVYAPLKSAFELDQIIEFVKEAGRGGKGNLPIEGTPTIVKTEPWDGKDGEIIEEDEFSLEELMGEDASSKDEL is encoded by the exons ATGCCAAAGTCTCAATTTCGAACCccatttcttgtttctttttctcttttgttattCATCTTCAACCTCACCCCTTCATACGCACTCTATGGAGCATCCACACCCGTGCTTCAACTCACTCCCTCTAACTTCAAGTCCAAG GTTCTGAATTCAAATGGAGTTgttcttgttgaattctttgctCCATGGTGTGGACACTGTCAGGCTCTGACTCCTATATGGGAGAAGGCAGCTACTGTGTTGAAGGGTGTTGTTACTGTGGCAGCAATTGATGCTGATGCTCACCCGTCTTTGGCtcag GAATATGGAATTAGAGGATTTCCAACTATAAAAGTGTTTGCACCTGGAAAGCCGCCTGTTGATTACCAAGGAGCAAGAGATGTCAAACCAATTGCTGAATTTGCACTTCAACAG GTAAAGGCTCTTTTGAAGGATCGGTTAAGTGGAAAAGCAACAGGAGGATCTAGTGAAAAGACAGAAACCAGTTCTTCAGTAGAATTAAACTCTGGCAACTTTGATGAATTGGTGATCAAAAGCAAAGAACTCTGGATTGTGGAATTTTTCGCACCTTG GTGTGGACATTGTAAAAAATTAGCTCCAGAGTGGAAGAAAGCATCCAATAATTTGAAAGGGAAGGTTAAACTGGGCCATGTTGACTGTGATGCTGAAAAG TCTCTAATGAGCAGGTTCAAAGTTCAAGGATTCCCTACAATCTTGGTATTTGGTGCTGATAAAGATAGTCCTATTCCTTATGAAGGCGCAAGAACTGCCTCGGCTATTGAATCATTTGCATTAGAGCAGCTGGAAACAAACATTGCTCCTCCCGAAGTGACAGAGCTATACAGTCCA GATGTTTTGGAAGAGAAATGTGGTTCTGCTGCAATCTGTTTTGTTGCCTTCCTTCCTGACATTTTGGATTCCAAGGCTGAGGGAAGAAACAGATATCTTCAGCAGTTATTATCAGTTGCAGAGAAGTTTAAAAGGAGTCCATACAG TTACGTCTGGGTAGCTGCAGGGAAGCAGCCAGATCTTGAGAAGAATGTGGGTGTTGGAGGGTATGGTTATCCAGCTTTAGTGGCCCTTAACCTTAAGAAAGCTGTTTATGCTCCTCTCAAGAGTGCTTTTGAACTTGACCAAATTAT AGAATTTGTGAAAGAAGCTGGACGTGGAGGCAAAGGGAATTTGCCCATTGAAGGAACTCCAACAATTGTAAAGACAGAACCATGGGATGGAAAAGATGGAGAAATAATTGAGGAGGATGAGTTTTCTCTTGAAGAACTAATGGGGGAAGATGCTTCAAGCAAGGATGAGCTATGA
- the LOC100797741 gene encoding triacylglycerol lipase 2, which translates to MANTSVSTLLVILFWGLTLATGRKLSPLSTTTTLSSSPSDGICLSMVMPQGKTCEEHLVTTQDGYILNLARIRIRESRGPPVLLQHGLFMDGITWLLLPSNQSLAFLLVDNGFDVWVANTRGTKFSRQHTSLPSNSSDYWNWSWDELVAHDLPATFKYVHDLTGQKMHYVGHSQGTLIALAALSQDQLLNMLRSAALLSPIAYVGQLTSPLAKNAAENFIAESLYNLGIFEFNMRGDSVIKFLKDLCNNTGIDCTNLLTSFTGQNCCLNPSIVNVFLDHEPQSTATKNMIHLSQMIREGTTSMFDYENRDENMKHYGQPTPPVYDMTRLPNDLPIFLSYGGADALSDVKDVQRLLEILKDHDADKLVVQYRNDYAHADYVMGENAHRDVYEPLISFFRLQ; encoded by the exons ATGGCAAACACATCAGTCTCAACACTCCTTGTGATTCTCTTCTGGGGTTTAACTCTTGCAACTGGAAGAAAATTATCACCACTTAGCACTACCACTACATTGTCATCATCCCCTAGTGATGGTATTTGCTTATCAATGGTGATGCCACAAGGCAAAACTTGTGAAGAACACTTG GTGACAACGCAAGATGGTTATATTCTTAACTTGGCAAGAATTAGAATAAGAGAATCAAGGGGGCCACCGGTTCTTCTACAGCATGGACTTTTCATG GATGGCATAACATGGTTATTGCTACCTTCAAACCAGTCTCTTGCATTCCTTTTGGTGGATAATGGGTTTGATGTTTGGGTTGCTAACACTCGTGGAACCAAATTTAGCCGGCAACATACATCTTTACCTTCTAATAGCTCG gaTTATTGGAATTGGTCATGGGATGAATTAGTTGCACATGATCTTCCAGCCACATTCAAGTATGTGCATGATCTAACTGGACAAAAAATGCACTATGTTGGTCATTCACAG GGAACTTTGATTGCATTGGCTGCTCTTTCCCAAGATCAGTTACTTAACATGTTGAGATCAGCTGCCTTACTTAGCCCAATTGCTTATGTTGGTCAGCTGACTTCACCCCTAGCTAAAAATGCTGCTGAAAACTTTATTGCAGAG TCACTGTACAATTTGGGAATCTTTGAATTTAATATGAGAGG GGATTCTGTTATTAAGTTTCTAAAGGACTTGTGCAATAACACAGGCATTGACTGCACCAACTTGTTGACCTCTTTCACAG GCCAAAACTGCTGCCTGAACCCTTCGATTGTAAATGTTTTTTTGGATCATGAGCCTCAGTCAACAGCAACAAAGAACATGATCCATCTATCTCAGA TGATCAGAGAAGGAACCACTTCAATGTTTGATTATGAGAACCGAGATGAGAACATGAAACACTATGGACAACCCACTCCTCCAGTATATGACATGACAAGACTTCCAAATGACCTTCCTATCTTCCTGAGTTATGGAGGGGCTGATGCTCTTTCTGATGTTAAGGATGTGCAACGTCTGTTAGAAATTCTTAAAGATCATGATGCAGATAAGCTAGTAGTGCAGTATAGAAATGATTATGCACATGCAGATTATGTTATGGGTGAAAATGCTCACCGAGATGTATATGAACCTCTTATATCTTTCTTTAGGCTTCAGTGA
- the LOC106796781 gene encoding uncharacterized protein: MQRLRSSVLSGPNLKKKYLNSRAAIEDTFFSTKDTFERHRVVFTVGTSIASVATAWFGYSLRHLHDTKVDQRLQSIENAMKNNTNLQHSEIKDIVAEGCSIPACVATAGTSLIIGYALGWRGGIWYATKKFRKEQMKMLGQITPKRWQLLGKIKPRGLEFQFLRRKLTRSKVFDTATKTSETSIKDASTTHIAGKSDK; the protein is encoded by the exons ATGCAGCGATTAAGGAGTTCAGTGTTGTCGGGGCCCaaccttaaaaaaaagtacttGAATTCACGAGCTGCCATTGAAGACACTTTTTTTTCCACCAAG GATACTTTTGAGAGACATCGCGTGGTGTTCACAGTTGGAACTTCCATTGCTTCCGTTGCCACTGCTTGGTTCG GTTATTCCTTGCGCCATTTACATGACACCAAAGTTGATCAAAGGCTTCAATCCATTGAAAATGCT ATGAAAAACAATACCAATCTCCAACATTCCGAAATCAAAGACATTGTCGCCGAAGGTTGTAGTATCCCTGCTTGTGTCGCCACTGCTGGAACCTCCTTGATTATCGG GTATGCCTTAGGATGGAGAGGTGGAATCTGGTATGCAACTAAGAAGTTCAGAAAGGAGCAGATGAAAATGCTGGGACAGATTACACCTAAAAGATGGCAATTGCTTGGGAAGATAAAACCTAGAGGGTTGGAATTTCAGTTCCTTAGAAGGAAACTTACAAGATCCAAAGTGTTTGATACTGCCACAAAAACATCTGAAACAAGTATAAAGGATGCTTCTACCACACATATTGCTGGAAAATCCGATAAGTAA